The following nucleotide sequence is from Bactrocera oleae isolate idBacOlea1 chromosome 2, idBacOlea1, whole genome shotgun sequence.
CTAATTGTTGGAGGAATTCACcgtgccgttgttgttgttgttgctgctgctgctgttggtgGTGCATTTGCGCTTGCagttcttgctgttgttgctgctgcggcGCTGCGCATGGTTGCGCATGCGCGTGGTCTTCACTGAAAGCTGTTGAatcgaaacaaaaaacaaacttaGTTAATACCAGTTAATTGAATTAGTTAGTTAGCTAGTTTGCATTCAATTTTCCAATCATTTTCCACACGCAATTCACATTTTCATGCCCATTTATATCATacatgcaagtatttattaatttgttgttgGCGCTATTACGCTATTattctagttgttgttgttgttatattttttcaacttaCGGTCATCACAATCGGGACAGCAGAGTATGCGTTGCGGTTTGCCGCTGCTTGAACTGGGCGATGGCGTGTGCATGCCGCCGGCCGGTTTgtgtgttgttggtgttgtagaCTCAGCAGACAATTGCGTGGTGTCCAGTTGCAAATCAATGGCTGTAGGCGAGAATAAACAAATGCATAATGCATATAAATTAGACGCTCAGTAATTTAGTCATTAAATGAACTttgattgcaaaaaaaaataaataaaaataaaaaaaatattatcaaaataaataaaaataaaaaaatattatcaaaatatcattaaaaaaaagaaatagaaatacaagtacatagataaaaaaaagaaataaaaagcaaaaaaataaattaaataatatataaataaaaaacaatataaaaaacacaaaaaataatatatataaaatatttaaataataatttaataataaataaaagaataccaGCGAACCTAGTAGAAAAATGTAGCGAATCAACGCGAATagatttatttgtaattatgaatcgattaatacatatgtatagtaacTAGGTTAAGTAAAGGGTGAAACgattttcgtttaaaatatCGTAtcattgtttcgaaaatatatataataaaaaaattaaataaaagttaataaaataaatcgtaATGTTTTTGAAAGCTATATACACTTcgaggctataatacccttcacaagtatcTTTTTAATAGCAtacaagggtataaaaagatcttaatcttgattttggttgttgctatagtgatccgatctaaactatttcttttaatattgaattattgccttagcCAATAACCCATGTtatatttcgtgaagaaattcggtttgtatggcagctatatgctatagtggtccgatatcgacgctTCCTACAAATGCGctgcttcttgggaagaaactTTCAGATTGTTATCtaacaaacagacggacatggctaaaccgacttatctcgtcatgctgattttttatatatgtatatactttatactgcctccgacgttttcttttggttgttttgaaattcgtggaaaaacttaacataccctggttcagggtataatatttagggtattcacaaggtgtcatatcgtcttatttttttatgactgtaagtacacaattttacaaataatacataatatacagAATATACGTAGTATCTAAGTTTCTCACAAAATATACACAATGAATATTCGTTGCCTCAGAGACATCGCCGTTATTTTACTCCTGTGAGAGTTTGTGTGAATTCAGTTCATAGTAAATGATTGCCATTCACGTTTGCCAggctaaaaataattgaatttccCCACACGATTCGGTATTCATTTAACCGGAAATACTCAAATTAGGAAATTTCAAAATCGCCATTATTCAAGAGTGATAACTCAATGATATGGTATGGCCCAGTCAGGCCAAAGGCGAGCCAACGTTTATTCATGACTCGACAAGTACCAATTAAGAACGCCATTAAGGGCAATTGAAACATCAGCTTTGATTTCAAGGCCACCCCGCTCCGGCGATAGCCTGCTCGAGCTACAACCAAACAGCAAATACAACAAGCGACGATGTTAATCTAATCAGAGAGCGCATTAATATTCAGCGTTGAGTTGAAACGATGGTTTCgactttgttgctgttgtttgggagaattatttgtttttaactgTGGTGAGCGTAGGGTTCGGTTAGGAGGCGCATGGCAAGCATGTCGAAATATGAAAGGGAATACATTAAGGCAGTGATTACAATTACATGCATACTTTATGAGTGGGTTATAACTTTTTAAGTGAAAATGATTTAGACCATTTAACGGTcgtaaagaagaagaagaagccaTTAAGCCAATAGTAGCTTTGTCAAGCAATTAATGAAATAGGAGAGACAAAGTTTGTGTGTGGTCACAACAGATAGCACGCTTTTTCTCtttaatatcatttttttttgcttagaaaTACAACGGTGGGTGGTCCGTGGATACAGCGTGCGATGGATAGTAGCGtcttcaaaaaaacaaagaatgtgaacaaaaaaaaaataaattctaaatttttaaggTTATCTAACCGAggaaagcaaaatattaaacatatgcttttataaatcaaaataaaataaataaatatataaaatgcataatgcaaaaatatgtaataattacACTATATAGTGATGTTAAGGAGATTAATCAAGATACTCAAATACCACCGCAGACTTCTTGGCGCAACAGTCGCCAATTTTTCCTTTAGCTTTGTTGAGTAGTGTTATTAATTGCAAAGTAAATGTTCTAAATGCCTTTATTAGGTGGTGTGTGACTAACTGCTTACttaatttaatgcttttttgtgcataaatttcataatttgttaagaaaaattatcttattttattaattgactttaaatagtttattataactcgatcgaaaatttcaatatttttagtatttaattaatttaatattttaaatattattacgtTATTATacgttttaatttataattctcctcatttacaaatttttattttcatcaaatttgttgcGGCAAattgaagcaaaatattttttagtttctcacttttaatatattattaattaattaattttttttaaatttaattcttttgtttatattattctagtaaatttttcttatatgctgctaaacatcaaattttattgatttttttgtttttatttgtactttATTTAGAAAACTTGTTAGtttatctttaatattttttaattttttcaattttactaatatttattatttagtggtttctttttaaaatttttcctcttcttcttttataaattaaagtctttatgtgttatttatttttgtctttaattttttatattttgttttgataatttttaaatttgttttatattaataattttttttttgaattttattaattttttaagtttttatcaataattttttttaatattaagtttgtaattttttattaatttttgtctttcattttatttatattttattgtacttataatttgtaagtttattttattattttttattaatattctaagtttttcattaatatttttattctttttcttttataatttaaaattgttacttTTATAATGgtttttgtatttactttttgtatacttctgtttttaaatttaatatttttttgatgtttttagctaattttaattttataattttcgtaacttttttatttaaataattatttttatttaatttagaacTTTTAATTCttgtagttttttttctttcgccCTCTATAAACTCTCCCACACATTTGTACTATCGCGCACAATTATTTAGTGTTTGCTATTATTTTCGCACTTTTGCATTCTCCTTTTTGATTATACACTCAATTGGGTGTATAAAGCCGcaaaaaacaatagcaacaacaacagcaattgaaGTGTGACGATATAATGGAATAGCTACAGACTAAAGGTGGCAGTTAATTAACGCGTGTTGCATCGTTAatgactttattgtttttgtattagtaAATTTAGTAGTTGAAAAAGCGTACTAGCGCAACTACGCCAAACAAAGTTTTGCTATTTCTCTTTGATCTTTCAATAGAAGAaatgtgtaggtatgtatgtgtttaagcCCAAGTGTACGTCTATGTATGTAGGTGcgtgtgttattgttgttgtgaccAATGTCAACAATAGTTCTGTGCACTGCCACCCTAAAATCCTATCACACTTGCTTGACTTAGGCCATCGACCGACCACCGGCATATTTATAACTTAACGCATTTATGCACATTAGAAgagtatttagtacttgtaccGGAAATCTCGCTTGGATAAACACACAATTACACAcaataacatacttgtatatatgtagaacGCATGCCACGAACTCCTTTCTTTATTTTGCTATTTATGAAACGTGAAGTCGTCGCTAAAATTAAACTTCCGCTGTGAAAAACGTTTCATAAAAGTTCAaacgtatgcgtgtgtgtgtgtgtgtgtcagcgTTTGCTCGCTCtgcttacaaatttataaataacttcATTCATTAGagtaaaatttgtgttttataaTGCCTAAGCAAGAACATCAAATGCATTTGTGTGCCGGTTTGTGTATGTGCgagcgtgtgcgtgtgtgcgagTGTTTTGTTGTgcacaaaatattaatgtgAATCAAGTGCGCTGATGATGTCTTCGCAAACGAGCATTGTGCCTTTGCTTGCCATTGTTAATTTGGGATATTAAAGGAGACCGCAATGTAGCGAAGTGAAAAACAAACGATTAAAAGCAACGCAAGCAAGAGGAGCAGCGGAATATACTCATAATTTTATGACAATGAATTGACGTGAATTTCCGTATACCCTGAACAACATGTGTTATTTGTTTGCCGtgaagtgtatgattttgaCTTAATTAGTTTCAAATGCTATAGTAGTAGTGAGCAGTACTAcatatagaaatttttaatgTCAGAATGagttacatacaaatattacaaatataagcTTTTATATCGATAGAGATGGTAGAATTGCATCGTTTGATTAGAATAATCCATAATTAGCTAAAACTTAGCCACTTTATAAGGTTAAATtgaagcacatatgtatgtatgtagatacatatggaGGCGACATAATTGTATCGTTTAGTTGCAATAAtcgataaatttgttaaaatttaactttaaaaaattattagttaaccttcaaatttaactaaattcaaCCGAATCAatcttgcattttttttatttttaacaaaatatgaatCTGTTTGATGTTGCTATTCTGTAATGAAAAACCTATTTATAGGGAGAAAAATAACATTCTAAACTAACAAAAAATTGCCAAATCTTACTAGAATTTGTACTAATAATTTTAAGTTCATAGTTCGTATATGTATACCAGTTCACGTTGAGGAAtgttgttgaaatattttttaaaataattttttaaattattttttcaaaacatttgcttttaaaacagtcaacattttttgttgCGTCACACCATACATTTTATTAAACGATTTGATTGAGCAACAGGTTTTTATTACATGTTATAAATACgaaatttatagattttatttgaatttgtagaatcgttaacataaatatttaataattttcaaaaatatttaatactttttaaaaatatttaatatgaaatcattattttcactataaaaaaacataaaatattgcttaaatgagaaagtcaaaaatatttattaaatcttttttttgctatttattttctAGTTAACTTATAGATaatcgattaatttttaattttgcacacatttcaaaagtattaatggtatatacaaataaaaatttaatttaaatttaattttagaaataaaaaaattttatttttctttaatttaaatttttaatttcatatttttgatttaatctATAATTAACTTATCGTTAACCgattaagttttattatttataagtatattcactgagatttttatatattataggttTTTCAAATCAGCAACgattaaacgatttttttcgtttatttacaaatacaaaaattaatttagtatttttgcGCTATAAACGTTAGTTAGACTTTTtcgtagaaaataatttttatttttgtttttttgtaaactcattataaatatatttatttattctccaCTTACTCAcggtttttgttaaaaagtaaacgaataaaatcataaattctAGATATGCTAAACTCTAACCCACTATCGCTCTCTAATACGGCACATAGCCAAACTTTCCTCCCTTACACACATTACGTGATGGGCATATCTCAAATGTGAATTATAAACTGCACGCAAATAGCTGCGGATGCAAATGTACGCCTGCACGCATgtacaataaatattcaaaaagacATTTTTCAATGCATCTCAACATTTTTCTGCTTTGTTCTATTCATAAACTAGTGGCGtacaattaaaaaccaaaaaaaaaaaaaaaataaaacaaaaacaatgccacatctaacaataataaaaatcaaatgacTATAGATTCACTTACATTTCTTGCCTTTAGCCGCATCGTCGCACACTTGCAGATGCACATCCTCGACACGCACCATCGACGTTTGCGAGTTGGTGGACGCGGCAGCGGCCGCTGCTGCCGAGGCCATTGCTGCGTTGCGATGGCGACTCTCCAGCCAAGTTGGCCGCTGTTGCAGGAAACATTTGCGACGCTGTGGCGAGTGTTGCAATTGATGCGTTGCCGTCGGCTGTGCGGTCGCCAAATTTTGTGTTTGCTGCCGCGACACACGTTGCTGCTGGCCGCCCGCCTGTGACTGTGAGGGCGATAATTTTGGTGCTTGTGTTTGCAATGGTTGCGTTGGCTCCAATGCATGGGCGCGTTGCAAGTGCTGATCGAGTGCGCGTTGCGTGCAGAAACTTTGGCCGCATTGGGCGCATTGGAAGCGTTGTGCGCCGTGCTCTTCGACAATGTGTTGTTGACGTTTTACGCGACGCGTGAAATGCATCGGGCAGTGGGGACAATTGAATGGCGTCTCCACCGGATGCATGGCAATAATGTGATTGCTATAGTCGAGATTGCTGGTAAACTTGGGGCGTTTGTGACAGAAGCGACAAACCAAGTTGACTTTTTGTGAGGATGTGCCGGCGTTGGCGGCATTGCTTGGTTTAGCTGCGATTGTTGCAATTGGTTTTGCTGTTTGTGGTTGCGGATGCGGTTGGATCAATTGTAGTTGCTGCATGGCGGGTTGACGTGTGCGCGTGTGCTGCAACATGCGTACTTGCGGTGTGGTGTGTACTGCTTGcagttgtatttgttgttgcggatgttgttgtcgttgttggtAGTGCGATGCGGAGGGTGTTGAAGCGCAGCGCGGCGGCCGATTTGCAACCTGCGCGGAGGCTGGGTGTGGCGGTGGTGTAGCGTTGTGCAACTGATAGTGTTGCATATGGCGCGGAGGCGGCGTCTGATGCAAAGTGCGTTGAGCCGAATTCACTGTTGGTGAAGCGATAAATTGTGGGCTCAAATTGATGCCGTTCACCTGTACCGTTGACATGTGCGGCAACGATTGTCCCGTCATTTGTGGTTGTGCATGTTGCATGATTACGGTTTGTGGCGCCTGCGACAATTGATATGTGGTCGGCGGTTCAGGTGTGCCGGTGGTTGTGGCGTACAATTGTGGGGTGGCGCCACTACTACCGGGCTTGCCGTAATCTTGCGGTATCACAATCattatttgttgctgctgttgtggttGCTGTTGGCACGCTGGTCGCTGCTGTACTGTGGAGGCAGCGCCTTCAATGTAATTCTCGTTTGCATCGACCACCGATGATTTGTTTAACTCAAGTGCATGgcgatgctgttgttgttggcggtgGTGGCCATGTTGCTGCGCTGTGCCAGCCAAATGTGGCGACATACCGGTGGTGGCAATCAAATTAGGCTGATACAAATCGCTGGCGCTAATGTAGTAGGTGGTGGTGCCGCCACCGGCGGCTGGCGCCTCGATGATGGCCGGCGAAAGGCTCGTAAGATCGGCACTGGACGTCCATTGGATTTCTTGTCCGCTGCCGAGGCCGTGGGCGTACAAGTTCACACCAACGCCCAGATTTTGTATTGGCTGTATGGCGTTGGCCGCTTGTGCCAGTTGCAGTTGCGCCGCCTCGTAGGCGCAGCTGGGCGGCAAGGTGATGTAgtgttgtttctgttgttgtccATTTTGAGTGTGCGCGTTAGCTTGTGATTGCTGTTGCTTGGGTGTGGCAAGCACAGTTTGATGAACGATTTGTGgacgttgctgttgctgttgttgctgtttccgTTGCTGTTccaacatttgttgttgttgtcgctgccGTTGACGTTGTTGTTCCAACAgctgttgttgatgttgctgctgttggtgtCGCCGTTGTTGTTCCAACAGTTGTTGCTGCATTAGCTGTTCCTGCTGTTGTTGCTCCAACAATTTCTGCTGCAAAAGatgctcttgttgttgctgctgttgctgcagcagctgttgttgtttgagTAATTCTTCTTCGCGTTGCTGTTGCAATAGTAGCTCAGCCTGCggcaactgttgttgttgcgccatCTGTTGTTCAATTAATTGCTGCGGCTGCGCACCCTCTGCTGGCAACATTTGCTGCTGCAACGCATGCTGGTGTTGTTGAACAGCAGCTGAAGGTGGCTGCGGTACTGTATGATGCTGCTGTCGTCGCTGGTGTTGTTTTTTGTGCACCACTTCATCCTGTGCCTTATCCTCTTGTGCCTGCGCGCGCGCACGTTGCTCCACCACTCTCTCTGTCTCCTGGATGTCATTCAGCAGCTGTGCGAACGCCGCATTATCCACTGAATACTCCTTCGTAGAGCCGTCGTTTTCATTACAAACCGTTGCAGACGCATGCACCTGCACACCATTGTTAGCCTCATTGACGCAGGCGTTCATGTCAGTGCCCATATATTGTAAAGTATCCGCCTTTGCAACGCCCACCTTGCAATTAGTCGCCTCCTCAAGAGACACCGCTGCTAATGCGCGCATTTCCAAGTCATGCGAACTTTGCTCATTTTGGCTGCTTGCAGGACTAGCCGACGCATTGTTGGCAGCTGCTCCCGCCAACTCAATGTTCTCAAAGCAGGGTATATCATTTTGGAAGCCGATCAACTCTGACTGTGTGCTGTCCTCCGTGAAGCATTCACCGTATTTATTGCCATATTGCTTGCCATAACCTGCAGCAGCACCTTGCGCTTGCTGCGCCGCCTGTTGCTGATGTGTCGGTGGACCGACAGACATGGGCGCCGATATTGGTGATGGCTCTGACATCTGTCCACTGCTTACGCTCGCCGGCTCCATATGCATGTGTTGGACGTAAGGGCTGGAGGCCACCGACAAACTGCCACCACCGCCGGCCATGCTGCTGCTGCCCACACTGCCGACGCCACCAAGCGGACTTTCGGCGTACATGCTGTGTGTGGGCGTGGTTGGTGGTTCGGAGAGTGGCGAGTACACGGATTGTGCGAAAAAGTCATCTGCGCTGGATGAGACCGGTGTGTAGATGTGTTGATCCTGCATTTCGTTAAGTATCCCACTTAATGTGGTCTCCACATCCTGCATCTCACTCAAGTTTGTTTCGCTTAGCAGCTGTGTATGTTGCTGTGTTGAGACTGTTTCGGCTTCAGCCTCAGCTTCAGCGAGTAATGCAGCGGTCACTTCGCCGGCTGGCAAGGTGGCTTGCAATTCGTTGGCTAGCGGCGCTTCGGACTCATCAGCGAACTCAGGCGCGAATTCACTTATGAAATCATGCAATTTTGTGTCAGTCAGAGTGTCTGTGGACGCTGTTGTCTGCGTTGAAATTGTTGGTACGGCGCAGCTCGAATACAAAGCGTTGTTGTTCGTTAGGCACTCCACGCGCCGATTCGGACTTGACCCAGTACCGTCGCTGAAGCCCATAAAATCACTTTGCTCGCTCTCGTATTGGCTGTTGCCGCAAGCATAGCCGCTGTAGGACATAAATTGAGCTTTCGTGGCGTTCGCTTGGGGCTGCGCTGGTTGCGAGTTAACTTCCATAGTTTGGTTTTCATTAGTTGGCTGCTCGTTGGTGGCATTCGGTAGTTCTGTTGATTTCATAGAAGTATCTGCGGTTGCTTCTGAGCTACCAATGGTTATGCATTTACCTTCAGCATCGCCAtctttgttgctgttgatgcTGTTATTTTCTTTGGCTTGCGCTGGCTCTCTAGCCTCATCTTTTTTATGGGCGATCTCAGCTGTTTCTGTTTTCTTTGTCTCTTGGAAACTTTTCGTCACTTTTGCTGTCAAAGCTGAAATTTTAGACGTTTCAGTGGTCACCGTTGAGGTGTCGGACAAGGTCGCTTTTATCGGTGTTTTTTGCACGTttgttgttttcaaaaatttcttttggAAATCGGCAGATAGTGCAGAGAGCGGTACGCGTACTATTAGCTGATTGCGTAAGAGAACCGACACTGGATTGGAGCTTGCGGTTGAAGTTGTTGTTGGCGATGTGAGCGCTGTTATCTTTGCCATCATAGGTGTCGATTGTGTTGAAAACTTCGTGGGTGACTCTATAATGTCCGTTTTCACCGGAGAGGTAAACAACGAAGCATTTGTTGTGTTGGACATAAGTGTAGAAAAGGTCTTCAGAGACATTGACGCGGCAGGCGTGGCTTTAGTTGGAGTCAGCTTAACGGCTGAAATTAGCGGAGTATCAGTAGTTGAGGCCTCAACGGTGTTCTTTGGTTCACTTTGAGTTGGCGTGAGCGCTGGTAAAACGGGCAGTAAAGGCACTAATTGGCTGGGCAAAGTCATGCCCGAACTTGAGCCGACCGACGTGCCAGATGTATATGACGTTGCGACgctctttttattattatcacaatTTTCTTTGGTGGCCTCAGCACAACCATTAACGTTCAATATACTCACATTATTTATTACCATCTTGCCCCTATTTTGGCTGATAAGCGGTGGCGGTAAGGTGCTGTTGTTTGACTTTTGCATTACATTTGGCACATGTTCGTCCTCCGTTGTGGCTGCGTCATCAGTCAAGCTGCAATTATCGCGACAGCACGAGCGTTTGGGACGGAAGCGACGTCGCTTTTGAGTCTCAGTGCTCGAAATCTCTATATTCTGCGGCTTGGACAAGTTACCTACGACATGATAACGCGCCGCTGTCAATGGGCGTGGCAAAGCGCATTGTGAACTCGGCGTAACGCTTGTTTTGTCATCAGTTTGTTTGGTCGCGCACGAGCCACACGCATCCGGAAGTTTCTCTTGcaccaattttaaaataatgggcATCACTTTGCCGTCGGTGGAATTGTCACCTTGCGTTACAACACGTCTTCTTGTTTCCTCTAATAATTTGCGCCGCTTCTTAATGCGTTTGCTTCGCCGTTCTGTGCAACTTCCACCCGCGGTTGTCGTGGTACTATCTCCATCTGTGCTGTAAGCCGTCTCTGTTAGGTATAACTCAGTCTTTTGGATTTCGGTGGGTGTTGCAAAAGGTATTGGTTCACATTGTGCGGGAAGCACAAGTTGATCTTCCTCATCCTCCATGGAAGTTTGTTCCTGTAGGCTTTCCTTCATTTCGGCTTTGGTGCGCCAAGGTGAGCGCGTCGAATGTGTGCTTTCGTTTTCATCGGTTGCTAATTTACGTTTGAGCGCTGAGCGTGTATTAGAGGCATCTTCAGTCGCGTCAGTGGCTTTTAATGCTACGCACTTTTTGTCCATTAGCGAAGCGATGTGAACATCTGCTTCGTTCGTGTGTTGCAATGCAACTGTTGCGGCTGACGCCGTCATAGACTTTGTCACCTCTTCATACAACTCAGTGGCTTCTAAGCGCCGTAAGCGTACAAAACATGAGGGTAGCCGTGTCACCGACTCAGCCTTATCTACGTCAACAACACAATCAGTTGTCGCACTCTCTGTGCATGAGTGTTTATCGAAACAAGGG
It contains:
- the mld gene encoding serine-rich adhesin for platelets isoform X2; translation: MNSVDGAPNATILAEGAPTSATATSSVTAKTKNSSAKPTTTAATTVRTKTTDSSTTTNTTSVIKPTDADATDEFHESDKNVRHVVVDEQQQQQPEQKQTRRNEAPIKQIIITKTIRATTAATATANGETATATTTMGNTNKTNIETTDKTTDAATTTATVTTIETTKSIQDAKNNDVPMTDMPNAEDNRDGNGDDEDDGGGGADDAGNDATSTSTTTTMAAVSTATAVIDNITTLAKPQPLLTAEGDNCELNELELCRCCGKPNVTLYDLFPNVPTDKANTILEGDTNLDAVAVNIKTTVDVNQATVCDIAANVAKNGAQINNNKTVVDTTSVATKTDDNAKTNTPKRCYRTIAASIAAAAASGSSTTTGSCSAGAPTCQKTNDPIVGTTINSDVVAGDRDAEVAPSTATTSAARVKQSATVAATANEKNVDDATNNAEAQNANAQAQNSDNMENILQEMQIWRLRIKSNDGLPQRICSKCTAQFYIIHKFRRKCLKVQIRLRSLFDKTNCWEYEELLAQVADEQTEELSTALASKTKSKPNNCQRLRNQETQTTDELETALSVNLPPVLDIGNDLINDNCSKSPRSGLELNVNAADTANTSHIGKMANNTASLSGNGNSSETSKLSSIEKTANAAATTATTTLTTVRTSSPCAMQNPLLGVEPTKPKTKVPNNDLTTLDVETALGRDVNRRSGRSVDQESLLATHIIFKPATAAERTKANKRTASPTNPTTVMMRTRSARKRPISCQQSNEDELSLAARVKDGARADDCLAAVNDVDDDDDDEVKNEALPRTDDAVPTDADQSVEAIAKTASLCASLSPSPTYLSGEPKHAENCVQREKRARERERERGGVCECVREGERETEAEIASAAVFMDTRHAHSYTATTKEAVETAAATAILCDADTLIARCGGDCGGNVVKAITDEPLTKISSSSRNNKVDDDVVDLLQPAVVVNTTKATPMDVDTSSVQQKPISGQAVTTTPTIGNNTETSATVSAAAVTVAVTAVVGLSKVPRNDVQSSKQTVEASEISNLPILPATTTNTTTCNNEAVKDGAAALQIIAIETDASKATSAAVGANNKGVAGNTLKSSLNRTLSLSNVQGGGCGVGGKHHLETDERLAAENVPVTVDADGNGDDEGVETLIATVEQQRPTTAEHKYNMETIRTAFSAETDLLETDQLETSTANDPNSASAVSAFITKAALKAYSTSPKCRSLARRHMQHKLRRTLKGPIGHLLANSPASTSAAAAAFTAMHYKKKQVRRSLTKLTSERATALLDGDAPAMTAATNDIDTNSIAEGADSTTLPTQPTFSYYATARRGRRRLKWRARSHHPCFDKHSCTESATTDCVVDVDKAESVTRLPSCFVRLRRLEATELYEEVTKSMTASAATVALQHTNEADVHIASLMDKKCVALKATDATEDASNTRSALKRKLATDENESTHSTRSPWRTKAEMKESLQEQTSMEDEEDQLVLPAQCEPIPFATPTEIQKTELYLTETAYSTDGDSTTTTAGGSCTERRSKRIKKRRKLLEETRRRVVTQGDNSTDGKVMPIILKLVQEKLPDACGSCATKQTDDKTSVTPSSQCALPRPLTAARYHVVGNLSKPQNIEISSTETQKRRRFRPKRSCCRDNCSLTDDAATTEDEHVPNVMQKSNNSTLPPPLISQNRGKMVINNVSILNVNGCAEATKENCDNNKKSVATSYTSGTSVGSSSGMTLPSQLVPLLPVLPALTPTQSEPKNTVEASTTDTPLISAVKLTPTKATPAASMSLKTFSTLMSNTTNASLFTSPVKTDIIESPTKFSTQSTPMMAKITALTSPTTTSTASSNPVSVLLRNQLIVRVPLSALSADFQKKFLKTTNVQKTPIKATLSDTSTVTTETSKISALTAKVTKSFQETKKTETAEIAHKKDEAREPAQAKENNSINSNKDGDAEGKCITIGSSEATADTSMKSTELPNATNEQPTNENQTMEVNSQPAQPQANATKAQFMSYSGYACGNSQYESEQSDFMGFSDGTGSSPNRRVECLTNNNALYSSCAVPTISTQTTASTDTLTDTKLHDFISEFAPEFADESEAPLANELQATLPAGEVTAALLAEAEAEAETVSTQQHTQLLSETNLSEMQDVETTLSGILNEMQDQHIYTPVSSSADDFFAQSVYSPLSEPPTTPTHSMYAESPLGGVGSVGSSSMAGGGGSLSVASSPYVQHMHMEPASVSSGQMSEPSPISAPMSVGPPTHQQQAAQQAQGAAAGYGKQYGNKYGECFTEDSTQSELIGFQNDIPCFENIELAGAAANNASASPASSQNEQSSHDLEMRALAAVSLEEATNCKVGVAKADTLQYMGTDMNACVNEANNGVQVHASATVCNENDGSTKEYSVDNAAFAQLLNDIQETERVVEQRARAQAQEDKAQDEVVHKKQHQRRQQHHTVPQPPSAAVQQHQHALQQQMLPAEGAQPQQLIEQQMAQQQQLPQAELLLQQQREEELLKQQQLLQQQQQQQEHLLQQKLLEQQQQEQLMQQQLLEQQRRHQQQQHQQQLLEQQRQRQRQQQQMLEQQRKQQQQQQQRPQIVHQTVLATPKQQQSQANAHTQNGQQQKQHYITLPPSCAYEAAQLQLAQAANAIQPIQNLGVGVNLYAHGLGSGQEIQWTSSADLTSLSPAIIEAPAAGGGTTTYYISASDLYQPNLIATTGMSPHLAGTAQQHGHHRQQQQHRHALELNKSSVVDANENYIEGAASTVQQRPACQQQPQQQQQIMIVIPQDYGKPGSSGATPQLYATTTGTPEPPTTYQLSQAPQTVIMQHAQPQMTGQSLPHMSTVQVNGINLSPQFIASPTVNSAQRTLHQTPPPRHMQHYQLHNATPPPHPASAQVANRPPRCASTPSASHYQQRQQHPQQQIQLQAVHTTPQVRMLQHTRTRQPAMQQLQLIQPHPQPQTAKPIATIAAKPSNAANAGTSSQKVNLVCRFCHKRPKFTSNLDYSNHIIAMHPVETPFNCPHCPMHFTRRVKRQQHIVEEHGAQRFQCAQCGQSFCTQRALDQHLQRAHALEPTQPLQTQAPKLSPSQSQAGGQQQRVSRQQTQNLATAQPTATHQLQHSPQRRKCFLQQRPTWLESRHRNAAMASAAAAAAASTNSQTSMVRVEDVHLQVCDDAAKGKKSIDLQLDTTQLSAESTTPTTHKPAGGMHTPSPSSSSGKPQRILCCPDCDDPFSEDHAHAQPCAAPQQQQQQELQAQMHHQQQQQQQQQQRHGEFLQQLEDESTFEEEEQQQSGEQSLQHCTKRAHVTMPSPEQTEPDSTSTNTATLRHFRKRRASAKLASMPALQAGGVGGGNTNAAAALMGGNANASEDELLLMERVLRNSHNCLFCDARFTNDIALRKHHQLAHSNQASMPFVCSICKRGFRMRSALQRHMETHDSEGRPYECTLCHVRFPRPSQLTLHKLTVHFLRKPHACEVCGKQFGTESALKTHSKFHAVRSFEFLQTLKYD